From Mobula birostris isolate sMobBir1 chromosome 22, sMobBir1.hap1, whole genome shotgun sequence, the proteins below share one genomic window:
- the endog gene encoding endonuclease G, mitochondrial, producing MRRALSSRWLLAGVSLSAGAALGIGYGTYRHQEACGHLQRFPVIPIPSVTADAIGNESLVPLAPAQLSPGRTTEIMKFGFPSLSHIKTRESYVLAYDPRTRNALWVLEHLDAARLGLSCSDRSRSEFKEDQSVHEYHRAQNADYKGSGFDRGHLAAAGNHKQSQQCMDDTFYLSNIVPQNPNLNKSAWNNLEKYCRSLTKYNKNVFVCTGPLYLPRQESDGKVYVKYQVIGKNNVAVPTHIFKVVILEKYSGEIELRSYVMPNQPVSENIPLESFLVPIESIERASGLLFVSNILKRTNNLKAISASSK from the exons ATGCGCCGCGCTCTGAGCTCGCGATGGCTGTTGGCGGGAGTGTCCTTATCTGCAGGAGCCGCTTTGGGGATCGGATACGGAACCTACCGGCACCAGGAAGCTTGCGGTCATCTCCAGCGTTTCCCCGTGATTCCGATCCCGTCCGTTACCGCGGATGCCATTGGCAACGAGTCCCTGGTGCCGCTGGCTCCTGCTCAGCTCAGCCCAGGCAGGACGACCGAAATCATGAAGTTCGGGTTCCCCTCTCTGTCCCATATCAAGACCCGCGAATCGTACGTGTTGGCTTATGACCCCCGCACCAGGAACGCCCTGTGGGTGCTGGAGCATTTGGACGCGGCCAGGCTGGGCCTGTCCTGCTCCGACCGCAGCCGCAGTGAGTTCAAGGAGGACCAGTCTGTACACGAATACCACCGAGCACAGAACGCGGACTATAAAGGTAGCGGCTTTGACCGGGGTCACTTGGCAGCGGCCGGCAACCATAAACAGAGCCAGCAATGCATGGATGATACCTTCTACCTCAGCAACATCGTACCGCAG AATCCAAATTTAAATAAGAGTGCCTGGAACAATCTGGAGAAGTACTGCCGGAGCCTGACCAAGTACAACAAAAATGTTTTTGTTTGCACTGGACCCCTTTATCTGCCAAG GCAGGAGTCAGACGGGAAGGTGTATGTTAAGTATCAGGTCATCGGGAAGAACAATGTTGCAGTTCCAACTCACATCTTCAAAGTGGTGATACTGGAGAAGTACAGCGGAGAAATTGAACTGCGGTCGTACGTGATGCCAAATCAGCCGGTTTCGGAGAATATTCCCCTTGAAAGTTTCTTGGTTCCAATCGAAAGCATCGAGCGGGCATCTGGCCTCCTGTTTGTCAGCAACATTCTGAAAAGAACCAATAATCTGAAAGCCATAAGTGCCAGCAGTAAATAA